In Agrobacterium tumefaciens, a single genomic region encodes these proteins:
- the rem gene encoding transcriptional activator Rem: MIVVVDERELVKDGYTSLFGREGIPSTGFDPVEFGEWVSTAAESDLAAVEAFLIGQGDRSFSLPKAIRDRTTAPVIAVSDQPSLEATLALFDSGVDDVVRKPVHPREILARAAAIRRRLQVISNFTDAGPIRVFSDGRDPEVCGEVFALPRRERRILEYLIANRGRRVSKSQIFNAIYGIFDDDVEENVVESHISKLRKKLRKKLGYDPVDSKRFLGYSIDWQ, from the coding sequence ATGATCGTAGTGGTTGATGAGCGCGAGCTCGTTAAAGACGGCTATACATCTCTATTTGGGCGTGAGGGCATCCCCTCGACCGGTTTCGATCCGGTCGAATTCGGGGAATGGGTCTCAACGGCAGCTGAAAGCGATCTTGCGGCCGTGGAGGCCTTCCTGATCGGCCAGGGCGACCGGAGCTTTTCTTTGCCGAAGGCGATCAGGGATCGCACGACGGCACCTGTCATCGCGGTCAGCGACCAGCCCTCGCTGGAAGCAACGCTCGCGCTTTTCGACAGCGGCGTCGATGATGTCGTGCGCAAGCCGGTTCACCCCCGTGAAATCCTGGCGCGTGCGGCGGCGATCCGTCGCCGCCTGCAGGTCATCTCGAACTTCACCGATGCCGGACCGATCCGGGTTTTCTCCGACGGTCGCGATCCCGAAGTGTGCGGCGAAGTATTTGCCTTGCCGCGCCGCGAGCGCCGCATCCTTGAATATCTGATTGCCAATCGCGGACGTCGCGTTTCCAAGTCGCAGATTTTCAATGCCATCTACGGCATCTTCGATGATGACGTCGAAGAGAACGTCGTTGAAAGCCACATCAGCAAGCTGCGCAAGAAACTGCGCAAGAAGCTCGGCTACGATCCGGTCGATTCCAAGCGGTTCCTCGGCTACAGCATTGATTGGCAATGA
- a CDS encoding flagellar hook protein FlgE gives MSIFGTMRTGVSGMNAQANKLGTVGDNIANASTTGYKRASTSFSSLVLPSSSGSYASGGVQSNVRYSISEQGNLSYTTSSTDLAIQGNGFFVVQDGSGTPYLTRAGSFVKNSEGYLENAAGFQLMGYPYGSNPPAAVVNGFTGLEAINVNDFGLTASPSTQGSFPANLNRDDKAATAPLPSSNSATAAFGNKTSLTAFDSGGAKVLYDFYYTKTGDNTWEVAVYRQDQSTNGGFPYTATPAANLVQTKVDLEFDPATNKLTAASPKGITINDQVSGVPQAIDIDLSQMTQFSSKFTPGTAVLNGNGPSQIKDVEIGKDGVVTAVYQDGGRRNIYQLALATVPSVDNLSPQNGNVYLPSNDSGVVTIGFAQTGSFGYIQKGALEGSNVDIASELTDMIESQRIYTANSKVFQTGSDLMDVLINLKR, from the coding sequence ATGAGTATTTTCGGCACTATGCGAACCGGTGTGTCCGGCATGAATGCACAGGCGAACAAGCTGGGCACCGTGGGCGACAACATCGCCAACGCAAGCACCACCGGCTACAAGCGCGCATCGACGTCGTTCTCCTCGCTCGTTCTGCCCTCCTCGTCCGGCAGCTATGCTTCCGGCGGCGTGCAGTCCAACGTTCGCTACAGCATTTCGGAGCAGGGCAACCTCTCCTACACCACGTCGAGCACGGACCTTGCCATTCAGGGCAACGGCTTCTTTGTGGTTCAGGATGGATCGGGCACGCCCTACCTGACCCGCGCCGGCTCTTTCGTGAAGAACTCGGAAGGGTATCTGGAAAACGCGGCTGGCTTCCAGCTGATGGGTTACCCCTATGGTTCCAACCCGCCGGCAGCCGTCGTCAATGGCTTTACGGGTCTTGAAGCCATCAACGTCAACGATTTCGGCCTGACGGCATCGCCCTCCACGCAGGGTAGCTTCCCGGCCAATCTCAATCGCGATGACAAGGCTGCAACGGCACCGCTGCCGAGTTCCAACTCCGCGACTGCGGCGTTCGGCAACAAGACGTCGTTGACGGCATTCGATAGCGGCGGCGCGAAGGTGCTCTACGATTTCTACTACACCAAGACCGGCGACAACACCTGGGAAGTAGCGGTTTATCGTCAGGATCAGTCGACGAATGGCGGTTTCCCTTACACGGCAACCCCTGCAGCTAATCTTGTTCAGACAAAGGTGGATCTGGAATTCGATCCTGCCACGAACAAGCTCACGGCCGCATCTCCCAAAGGGATCACGATTAACGATCAGGTCAGTGGCGTGCCGCAGGCGATCGATATCGATCTGTCGCAGATGACGCAGTTCTCGTCGAAGTTCACGCCCGGTACCGCGGTGCTGAACGGCAACGGTCCAAGCCAGATCAAGGACGTTGAAATCGGTAAGGACGGCGTTGTGACGGCGGTCTATCAGGATGGCGGCCGCCGCAACATCTACCAGCTGGCGCTGGCCACGGTGCCGAGCGTCGACAATCTCAGCCCGCAGAACGGCAACGTCTATCTGCCGAGCAACGACTCGGGTGTCGTCACCATCGGCTTCGCTCAGACGGGAAGCTTCGGCTACATCCAGAAGGGGGCGCTGGAAGGCTCGAACGTCGATATCGCCAGCGAACTCACCGACATGATTGAATCCCAGCGTATCTACACCGCGAATTCGAAGGTCTTCCAGACTGGATCGGATTTGATGGACGTTCTGATCAATCTGAAGAGATAG
- the flgK gene encoding flagellar hook-associated protein FlgK — protein MSLTSAMNTAQSIFNNTGKQTDVTSKNIANVGNANYVKRTAILGTTMAGASIVSNGRAQNESLLRQTISSSSFASGQSSVLSGLEEMKSIFGGNDYESSPANYMKELLKSLDGYAAKPSDAALAATAVTSASDVASSLNTASSELQAMRLRADKEMSLQVDKLNGLLAKFEEANNEVKAQTAIGGDASDALDQRETLLKDISSIVGINVVNRPNNDVALYTTDGATLFEIVPRSVTFKSQPGYDATTTGNAIYIDGVALKAGTGTNTTAAGSLQGLMQVRDDLAPTMQSQLDEIARGLITMFAEKPADPTSGLPDMPGLFTYGSPAATTIPPDGVVSPGLAASITVNPALIISKGGNPELLRDGGINGTDYVINTATSGGTGFSALIRSYVTAFDAPMNFAASTRIDTNTSILKYGTNSMGWLEQERSGATSANEAKSALYERSATSYSNNTAVSLDEELSLLMDIEQSYKAATKLVTTVDEMLKSLMDMVR, from the coding sequence ATGTCGCTCACGTCAGCAATGAATACTGCGCAGTCGATTTTCAATAACACAGGTAAGCAGACTGACGTTACTTCGAAAAACATTGCCAATGTCGGCAATGCGAACTACGTCAAGCGAACCGCCATTCTCGGCACGACCATGGCCGGAGCGAGTATCGTCTCCAATGGCCGTGCCCAGAATGAAAGTCTTCTCCGACAGACGATTTCCAGCTCTTCTTTTGCTTCCGGCCAGAGCTCCGTTCTGAGCGGTCTTGAGGAAATGAAGAGCATTTTTGGCGGCAACGATTATGAGAGTTCGCCGGCCAACTATATGAAGGAACTGCTCAAGAGCCTGGACGGTTACGCGGCGAAGCCGAGTGATGCCGCCCTGGCAGCGACGGCAGTGACCTCGGCTTCGGATGTCGCCAGCTCCCTCAACACGGCGTCGTCCGAATTGCAGGCAATGCGCCTGCGCGCCGACAAGGAAATGTCCCTCCAGGTCGACAAGCTGAACGGACTGCTCGCGAAGTTCGAGGAAGCCAATAACGAGGTCAAGGCGCAGACGGCGATCGGCGGTGATGCGAGCGACGCGCTCGATCAGCGCGAGACGCTTCTGAAGGATATTTCCTCCATCGTCGGCATCAATGTCGTCAATCGCCCGAACAACGATGTCGCGCTCTATACGACTGATGGCGCGACGCTGTTCGAAATCGTGCCGCGTAGCGTGACCTTCAAGTCGCAGCCGGGTTACGACGCGACGACCACCGGCAACGCTATTTACATCGATGGCGTGGCGCTGAAGGCCGGCACCGGCACAAATACCACGGCCGCGGGTTCGCTGCAGGGCCTGATGCAGGTTCGTGACGATCTGGCGCCAACGATGCAGAGCCAGCTCGACGAAATTGCGCGCGGTCTCATCACCATGTTTGCGGAAAAGCCGGCGGACCCGACCAGCGGCCTGCCGGACATGCCGGGCTTGTTCACCTACGGCTCACCGGCCGCGACGACCATTCCGCCAGACGGAGTTGTCTCTCCCGGGCTCGCAGCCAGCATTACCGTCAACCCGGCGTTAATTATTTCCAAAGGTGGCAATCCGGAATTGTTGCGTGACGGCGGTATCAACGGTACCGATTATGTCATCAATACCGCAACTTCGGGGGGAACCGGTTTTTCCGCCCTGATCCGCAGCTATGTCACGGCTTTTGACGCGCCCATGAATTTTGCCGCGTCGACACGTATCGATACGAATACCAGCATCTTGAAATACGGCACCAACTCGATGGGGTGGCTCGAACAGGAACGTTCCGGTGCGACTTCGGCAAACGAAGCAAAAAGCGCGCTTTATGAGCGCTCCGCCACCTCCTATTCGAACAATACAGCGGTCAGCCTGGATGAGGAGCTCTCGCTGCTCATGGATATCGAGCAATCCTACAAGGCCGCCACGAAACTTGTGACCACCGTCGACGAGATGCTCAAGTCGCTGATGGACATGGTGAGGTAA
- a CDS encoding flagellar hook-associated family protein, translated as MKTSFISSLAMQNSMRSTILKAQLEMTNLNTELTTGKHADLGLTLGANTARSLDLNRDVDRISSLVSVNSIATQRLKSSQTALDGMAKAAQEIQKVLVPNTSSEAPTLTTVSQTISNAFNNFTSFANTAVNGEYLFSGINTDVKPVDDYFADGSPLKAAYETELNAFMAAQTPPVGDFASLSKPQVEAFMTHIEGVFNGTTTVTNPPHSSLTAGQNYDFWTSFGSKASDTNMTSRISQNEVVETSSNSNSQGMRYFALTAMTSMTFLDPKVDSGTREMVAMKSVTNIGTAINGLNQQQSQLGLSESRVSKANESLEAQKKIIETHLLDIEGIDTYEAKTRLDLLQQQIEIAYSLTSRLQKMSLVNYL; from the coding sequence ATGAAAACGTCCTTCATTTCATCGCTGGCAATGCAGAACAGCATGCGCAGCACCATCCTGAAGGCTCAGCTTGAGATGACCAATCTCAACACCGAGCTGACGACGGGCAAGCATGCCGATCTCGGCCTGACGCTGGGCGCCAATACCGCCCGCAGCCTCGATCTCAATCGCGATGTCGACCGCATCTCCTCGCTGGTCAGCGTCAATTCGATTGCGACGCAACGCCTCAAGTCCTCGCAGACGGCACTGGACGGCATGGCAAAGGCGGCGCAGGAAATCCAGAAGGTACTCGTTCCCAACACCAGCAGTGAAGCGCCGACGCTGACGACGGTCTCCCAGACCATCTCGAATGCGTTCAACAATTTCACGAGCTTCGCCAATACGGCGGTCAATGGCGAGTATTTGTTTTCCGGCATCAATACGGATGTGAAGCCCGTCGATGACTATTTCGCGGATGGATCTCCACTGAAAGCGGCCTATGAGACGGAGTTGAATGCATTCATGGCGGCGCAGACGCCGCCGGTGGGTGATTTCGCCAGCCTGTCGAAACCGCAGGTCGAAGCCTTCATGACCCATATCGAAGGCGTGTTCAACGGCACGACGACGGTTACCAATCCGCCGCACAGCAGCCTGACGGCCGGCCAGAACTACGATTTCTGGACGTCCTTCGGTTCGAAGGCGAGCGACACCAATATGACGAGCCGTATCAGCCAGAACGAGGTTGTGGAAACGTCCAGCAACAGCAATTCGCAGGGCATGCGCTACTTCGCACTGACCGCGATGACATCGATGACCTTCCTTGATCCGAAGGTCGACAGCGGGACTCGCGAAATGGTGGCGATGAAGTCGGTCACCAATATCGGCACCGCCATCAATGGCCTGAACCAGCAGCAGAGCCAGCTCGGTCTTTCCGAAAGCCGTGTTTCGAAAGCAAACGAATCGCTGGAGGCGCAGAAGAAGATCATCGAAACGCATCTACTGGATATTGAGGGGATCGATACCTACGAGGCGAAAACCCGTCTCGACCTGCTGCAGCAGCAGATTGAAATCGCATACAGCCTCACGTCGCGTCTGCAAAAAATGAGTCTGGTAAACTACCTCTGA
- the flaF gene encoding flagellar biosynthesis regulator FlaF yields MYQFSYAEIMEDGVANAKDRERQALTKSIDLLVEARDSSSQRHSIEALFYTRRVWIRFIEDLKQPDNQLAMELRANLISIAIWILKECELIRKRQSTNFQGIIDVTTIIRDGLK; encoded by the coding sequence ATGTACCAGTTTTCCTACGCCGAAATCATGGAGGATGGTGTCGCCAACGCGAAAGATCGCGAGCGGCAGGCGTTGACAAAATCGATCGACCTTCTGGTGGAGGCAAGGGACTCCTCTTCGCAGCGCCACTCGATCGAAGCACTTTTTTACACTCGACGGGTCTGGATCCGCTTCATTGAGGATCTCAAGCAACCCGACAACCAGCTGGCCATGGAGCTCAGAGCCAATCTGATTTCCATCGCGATCTGGATTTTGAAAGAGTGCGAACTGATCCGGAAACGTCAGTCGACGAATTTCCAGGGCATTATTGACGTGACAACCATCATCAGGGATGGACTGAAATGA
- the flbT gene encoding flagellar biosynthesis repressor FlbT — MKSTLRISLKSGEKIFINGAVLRVDRKVALEFLNDVTFLLENHVLQPDQATTPLRQLYFIAQMILINPEGREQSTNMFRKSVSMLLNCFQHDEVLAELKRIDGLVASGKAFEALKAIRGLYTIEEKILSNQEMTPATIEQIRKEIAPWR, encoded by the coding sequence ATGAAAAGTACACTTCGAATTTCGCTGAAATCGGGCGAAAAGATTTTCATCAACGGCGCGGTTCTGCGTGTGGATCGTAAGGTGGCGCTGGAATTCCTGAACGATGTCACGTTCCTGCTTGAAAACCACGTTCTGCAGCCCGACCAGGCGACGACCCCGCTCCGGCAGCTTTATTTCATCGCGCAGATGATCCTCATCAACCCGGAAGGGCGCGAGCAATCCACCAACATGTTCCGCAAGTCCGTGAGCATGCTGCTCAATTGCTTCCAGCATGATGAGGTTCTGGCGGAACTGAAGCGGATCGACGGGCTGGTTGCCTCCGGCAAGGCTTTCGAAGCACTGAAGGCCATTCGCGGTCTCTACACGATCGAGGAAAAAATCCTCAGCAATCAGGAAATGACCCCGGCAACGATCGAACAGATTCGCAAGGAGATCGCACCATGGCGGTAG
- the flgD gene encoding flagellar hook assembly protein FlgD, translating into MAVDAVNAAAANPWANAGASSSDKNAASLNYDSFLKLLIAQMKNQDPTSPMDAGQQMSQLASFSQVEQTIKTNTHLKSMLQAEALTRASDLVGKTVKSADDKVTGVVKEVQVYSDGIIALTEAGDKVLVQAGVVFSNGPITSKSTGTTTDSSKPAGS; encoded by the coding sequence ATGGCGGTAGATGCAGTTAATGCGGCAGCGGCTAACCCCTGGGCCAATGCCGGGGCGAGCAGCAGTGACAAGAATGCGGCCTCGCTGAACTATGACAGCTTCCTGAAGCTTCTCATCGCCCAGATGAAGAACCAGGATCCGACCAGCCCGATGGATGCGGGTCAGCAGATGTCGCAGCTGGCAAGCTTCTCGCAGGTGGAGCAGACGATCAAGACCAACACCCACCTGAAGAGCATGCTGCAGGCGGAAGCCCTGACACGCGCGTCCGATCTTGTCGGCAAGACCGTCAAGAGCGCCGATGACAAGGTCACAGGTGTGGTAAAGGAAGTGCAGGTCTACTCCGACGGCATCATCGCACTCACCGAAGCCGGTGATAAAGTGCTGGTGCAGGCCGGCGTGGTCTTCTCCAACGGCCCGATCACGAGTAAATCTACAGGGACAACCACCGATTCGAGCAAACCGGCCGGTTCCTGA
- a CDS encoding flagellar biosynthetic protein FliQ produces the protein MNEADALDIMQAAVWTVLVAAGPAVLAAMIVGVAIAFIQALTQVQEMTLTFVPKIVTIMIVLGVAAPFVGAQIVLFSNLVFSRIQSGF, from the coding sequence ATGAACGAGGCCGATGCGCTTGATATCATGCAGGCGGCAGTCTGGACTGTTCTCGTCGCGGCCGGTCCGGCGGTTCTGGCCGCCATGATCGTCGGTGTCGCCATCGCCTTCATCCAGGCCCTGACCCAGGTTCAGGAAATGACGCTGACCTTCGTTCCCAAGATCGTGACGATCATGATCGTCCTCGGTGTCGCCGCCCCCTTCGTGGGCGCGCAGATCGTACTTTTTTCCAACCTCGTCTTTTCCCGCATCCAGTCGGGCTTCTGA
- the flhA gene encoding flagellar biosynthesis protein FlhA, whose product MAQPPVISLPKVSPSMRDIGFALGIIAILCVLFLPIPVMLVDIGLAFSIALSVLILMVALWIQRPLDFSSFPTVLLIATMIRLSLNIATTRVILSHGNEGPTAAGGVIAGFSSLVMSGDFVIGLIVFLILITVNFIVITKGATRIAEVGARFTLDAIPGKQMSIDADLSAGIIDEKEAQRRRRELEEESSFFGSMDGASKFVRGDAIAGLIITAINIFGGIIIGYFRHGMPIGEAADVFVKLSVGDGIVSQIPALIVSLAAGLLVSRGGTAGSTDQAVVNQLSGYPRALMVSAMLMGLLAIIPGLPFLPFMFLGGIMAFGSWYIPRQAEAESALRRQEEENKVLQTTEAEKDSVKQVLKTAEIELALGKQVSTRLLGAHQELAFRVGKMRKKFATQYGFVVPEIKVSDDIMIPEKAYQIRVHGTTIASSNLRVGDVLVVTGAGRKPSIPGDEIREPAFGMPAVSILETFTEDLKREGFHPIDNVSVVLTHLSEVIRNNLPQLLSYKDVKILIDRLDPEYKKLADEICSSHMSYSGLQAVLKLLLAERVSIRNLHLILEAVAELAPHVRKTEQIVEHVRVRMSQQLCGDLADNGVLRVLRLGNKWDMVFHQALKRDQKGEIVEFDIDPRHLEEFSEQASKVIREFMDRGLPFVLVTSPETRSYVRMIIERLFATLPVLSHVELAKGLEIKILGAIS is encoded by the coding sequence ATGGCGCAGCCACCAGTCATCTCCTTGCCCAAGGTCAGTCCGAGCATGCGGGATATCGGTTTCGCATTGGGCATCATTGCGATCCTTTGTGTTCTGTTTCTGCCCATTCCGGTCATGCTGGTGGATATCGGTCTGGCGTTCTCGATTGCGCTTTCGGTCCTCATTCTCATGGTGGCGCTCTGGATCCAGCGCCCGCTGGACTTCTCGTCATTCCCGACCGTGCTGCTGATTGCGACGATGATCCGCCTGTCGCTGAACATTGCGACGACGCGTGTCATCCTTTCGCATGGTAACGAGGGGCCGACGGCGGCAGGTGGCGTGATCGCGGGCTTTTCCAGCCTGGTCATGTCCGGCGATTTCGTCATCGGTCTGATCGTCTTCCTGATCCTGATCACGGTCAACTTCATCGTCATTACCAAGGGTGCGACGCGTATCGCCGAAGTCGGCGCGCGCTTCACCCTCGATGCCATCCCCGGCAAGCAGATGTCGATCGACGCGGATCTGTCCGCCGGCATCATCGACGAAAAGGAAGCTCAGCGGCGTCGCCGCGAACTGGAGGAGGAAAGCTCCTTCTTCGGTTCGATGGACGGCGCCTCGAAATTCGTCCGCGGCGATGCGATTGCCGGCCTCATCATCACAGCGATCAATATTTTTGGCGGCATCATCATCGGTTACTTCCGCCACGGCATGCCAATTGGCGAAGCGGCCGACGTTTTCGTCAAGCTTTCGGTTGGTGACGGTATCGTTTCGCAGATCCCGGCCCTGATCGTATCGCTGGCGGCCGGCCTTCTGGTATCGCGCGGCGGCACGGCCGGGTCGACCGATCAGGCGGTCGTCAATCAGCTGAGCGGTTATCCGCGCGCGCTCATGGTCTCGGCCATGCTGATGGGGCTGCTCGCCATCATTCCGGGCCTGCCCTTCCTGCCCTTCATGTTCCTCGGTGGCATCATGGCCTTCGGCAGCTGGTATATTCCGCGCCAGGCGGAGGCCGAAAGCGCACTTCGCCGCCAGGAAGAGGAGAACAAGGTTCTCCAGACAACCGAGGCGGAAAAAGATTCGGTCAAGCAGGTGCTGAAGACCGCCGAGATCGAGCTCGCGCTCGGCAAGCAGGTTTCCACCCGCCTTCTCGGCGCGCATCAGGAGCTGGCCTTCCGCGTCGGCAAGATGCGGAAGAAATTCGCCACGCAATATGGCTTTGTGGTGCCGGAGATCAAGGTCTCCGACGACATCATGATCCCGGAAAAGGCCTATCAGATTCGTGTCCACGGCACGACCATCGCGTCCAGCAACCTGCGCGTCGGCGATGTGCTTGTCGTGACCGGGGCAGGGCGCAAGCCGAGCATCCCTGGTGACGAAATCCGCGAACCCGCTTTCGGCATGCCCGCCGTCTCGATCCTCGAGACCTTTACCGAGGATCTGAAGCGCGAAGGCTTCCACCCGATCGACAACGTCTCCGTCGTGTTGACGCATCTGAGCGAAGTCATCCGCAACAACCTGCCGCAGCTTCTCTCCTACAAGGACGTCAAAATCCTCATTGACAGGCTCGATCCCGAATACAAGAAGCTGGCCGATGAAATCTGCTCATCGCACATGTCCTATTCAGGCCTGCAGGCGGTCCTGAAGCTGCTGCTCGCCGAGCGCGTATCGATCCGCAACCTGCATCTCATTCTCGAAGCCGTCGCCGAACTTGCACCGCATGTGCGCAAGACGGAACAGATCGTCGAGCATGTGCGGGTGCGCATGTCGCAGCAGCTCTGCGGCGACCTTGCCGACAATGGCGTGCTGCGCGTCCTTCGCCTCGGCAACAAGTGGGACATGGTCTTCCATCAGGCGCTGAAGCGCGACCAGAAGGGCGAAATCGTCGAATTCGACATCGATCCCCGCCATCTCGAGGAATTTTCGGAGCAGGCGTCGAAAGTTATCCGTGAATTCATGGATCGCGGCCTGCCCTTTGTCCTTGTAACCTCGCCGGAAACGCGGTCCTATGTGCGCATGATTATCGAGCGACTCTTTGCGACCCTGCCGGTTCTTTCGCATGTGGAACTGGCCAAGGGTCTGGAGATCAAGATTCTGGGCGCCATTTCATGA
- the fliR gene encoding flagellar biosynthetic protein FliR, with translation MITDPQGTIVALFLAICRIGACFMTMPGFSSSRISPQIRMLLCVAVSMALLPVLWDTIYPKVSGASQGTVVGLIFTEVLIGAMYGLIARFYTLGFQFTGALIGASIGLSAPGGADPIEDVQENQIANFITFGGLLVLFMMDFHHIVLKALVDSYTATPVGALISGQKMLITLTDTLRASFSIMLRLASPFVIYGLMFNVAVGLINKLAPQIPVFFISTPFVLAGGLFMLYLSVAALIRQFVDGFGPVFIGF, from the coding sequence ATGATAACCGACCCGCAGGGAACAATCGTTGCATTGTTCCTTGCCATCTGCCGTATAGGCGCCTGCTTCATGACCATGCCGGGCTTTTCAAGCTCGCGCATTTCACCGCAGATTCGTATGCTTCTCTGTGTGGCCGTGTCCATGGCGCTTCTGCCGGTGCTTTGGGACACGATCTATCCGAAGGTTTCCGGCGCCAGCCAGGGCACGGTCGTCGGTCTCATCTTCACAGAGGTACTCATCGGCGCGATGTATGGGCTGATCGCCCGCTTCTACACGCTCGGCTTCCAGTTCACCGGGGCGCTCATCGGCGCTTCCATCGGCCTCAGTGCGCCAGGCGGTGCCGATCCCATCGAAGACGTGCAGGAAAACCAGATCGCCAACTTCATCACCTTCGGTGGCCTGTTGGTGCTGTTCATGATGGATTTCCACCACATCGTCCTGAAGGCGCTGGTGGATTCATACACCGCCACGCCGGTCGGCGCGCTCATCAGCGGACAGAAGATGCTGATCACGCTGACCGATACGCTGAGAGCTTCCTTCTCGATCATGCTGCGGCTGGCGAGCCCCTTCGTGATTTATGGCCTGATGTTCAACGTCGCGGTCGGTCTCATCAACAAGCTGGCGCCGCAAATCCCGGTCTTCTTCATATCGACGCCATTCGTTCTGGCGGGCGGTCTTTTCATGCTCTATTTGTCGGTCGCGGCCCTCATCCGGCAATTCGTGGATGGGTTCGGCCCGGTCTTTATCGGCTTTTGA
- a CDS encoding rod-binding protein, protein MAISVISDLVMDVVRAADPQEVQVAQEKLKANKAAFAATSLADSGKGFGAAVDMLDGASSKAGLGDTNIRSVRTQIPETYRKYEASVLQTFVANMLPKDSEEVYGKGNAGEIWKSMMAEQFADTISRNGGVGIAEQAYKDALRKAESKGITDVSMNDKDHNAAIRMVAEFERQVLGVSNDKTDEA, encoded by the coding sequence GTGGCGATATCGGTTATAAGCGATCTGGTGATGGATGTGGTTCGTGCGGCGGACCCTCAGGAAGTGCAGGTTGCCCAGGAAAAACTGAAGGCGAACAAGGCGGCTTTCGCCGCAACCAGTCTGGCCGATTCCGGCAAGGGCTTTGGTGCCGCCGTCGATATGCTTGACGGTGCTTCCTCCAAGGCCGGCCTTGGCGATACCAATATTCGTTCAGTGCGCACTCAAATCCCCGAAACATACCGCAAATATGAAGCCTCGGTTCTCCAGACCTTCGTTGCCAACATGCTGCCGAAAGACAGCGAGGAGGTTTATGGCAAGGGTAATGCCGGCGAAATCTGGAAGAGCATGATGGCGGAACAGTTTGCCGACACGATCTCCAGAAATGGCGGCGTCGGCATTGCGGAGCAGGCTTACAAGGATGCGCTGCGGAAGGCCGAAAGCAAAGGCATTACCGACGTATCGATGAATGACAAAGACCATAATGCTGCAATTCGGATGGTGGCGGAGTTCGAGCGGCAGGTCCTCGGCGTTTCCAATGATAAAACGGACGAGGCTTGA
- a CDS encoding flagellar basal body-associated FliL family protein — MLKLLLTGVWVCAVTLGAVYFSVQMATAPAPDEAGAKKADLQLVKGESITIPVINDGGVNGYFLSRISLRVDKAKMAKIELPATQLMTDELFTLLAGSSMVNIANISTFDPDAFKQRIREGLNKRLDDEVVEDVLIEQLDYLSKADIREQNGNGTPRSVKLVEGEKAEVEAAAAPSH, encoded by the coding sequence ATGTTGAAGCTTCTTCTCACCGGCGTCTGGGTTTGCGCCGTCACGCTCGGCGCGGTGTATTTCTCCGTCCAGATGGCGACGGCGCCGGCGCCGGATGAGGCGGGGGCGAAAAAGGCCGACCTGCAACTGGTCAAGGGCGAAAGCATCACAATTCCCGTCATCAATGATGGTGGAGTGAACGGCTATTTCCTCAGCCGGATCTCGCTGCGTGTCGACAAGGCCAAGATGGCCAAGATCGAGCTGCCGGCAACCCAGCTGATGACCGATGAACTGTTCACGCTTCTGGCGGGTTCTTCGATGGTCAATATTGCCAATATCTCCACCTTCGATCCCGACGCCTTCAAGCAACGCATCCGCGAGGGGTTGAACAAGAGGCTCGACGACGAGGTGGTCGAGGACGTGCTGATCGAACAGCTCGATTACCTGTCGAAAGCCGACATCCGCGAGCAGAACGGCAATGGTACGCCCCGCTCGGTCAAGCTCGTCGAGGGCGAGAAGGCCGAAGTAGAAGCGGCCGCGGCACCCAGCCACTGA